A single Polyodon spathula isolate WHYD16114869_AA chromosome 6, ASM1765450v1, whole genome shotgun sequence DNA region contains:
- the LOC121317475 gene encoding dolichyl-diphosphooligosaccharide--protein glycosyltransferase subunit 4-like: protein MVTDVQLAIFANMLGVSLFLLVVLYHYVSINNPKKLV, encoded by the coding sequence ATGGTGACTGACGTGCAACTGGCAATCTTCGCCAACATGCTGGGAGTCTCCTTGTTTCTCCTGGTCGTGCTCTACCACTATGTATCGATCAACAATCCAAAGAAACTGGTGTGA
- the LOC121317474 gene encoding ethanolaminephosphotransferase 1-like isoform X2, with product MHPFWNFVVKFLPTWLAPNLITFTGFLFLVLNFLMLAFFDYDFYASAPDHVHVPSWVWIVAGLLNFIAYTLDGVDGKQARRTNSSTPLGELFDHGLDSWACVFFVVTVYSIFGRVEAGAGVGVRTLYYILWVVLFSFILSHWEKYNTGVLFLPWGYDISQVTMSLVYIVTAVVGVETWYAPIFMSFHYRDLFTVMILGCAFTVTLPMSLYNVFKVYRKNNLKFSSVYESFLPFLSPVLLFILSTLWVCLSPSDIIEKQPRIFYFMVGTAFANITCKLIVCQMSKTRCQPLSWLLLPMAVVVLVILSGLVQHYETLILYVWTAAVALAHIHYGMCVVHQLSGHFNIYAFSLKKPSTD from the exons ATGCACCCATTTTGGAATTTTGTAGTAAAG tttttacccACGTGGCTGGCACCAAACCTGATCACATTTACGGGTTTCCTCTTCCTCGTTCTTAACTTTTTAATGTTAGCCTTTTTTGACTATGACTTCTATGCTTCAG CACCAGACCACGTGCATGTACCAAGCTGGGTGTGGATTGTAGCAGGTCTGCTAAACTTCATAGCATATACATTAG ATGGTGTAGATGGGAAGCAAGCTCGAAGGACGAACTCCAGCACACCGCTGGGGGAGCTTTTTGACCATGGGCTGGACAGCTGGGCCTGCGTGTTCTTTGTCGTAACCGTGTACTCCATCTTCGGGAGGGTGGAAGCTGGTGCTGGTGTGGGCGTGCGCACTCTCTACTATATCCTGTGGGTGGTGCTCTTCTCATTCATCCTCTCACACTGGGAGAAGTACAACACGGGAGTGCTGTTCTTGCCCTGGGGCTACGACATCAGCCAAGTG ACTATGTCGCTTGTGTACATTGTGACAGCTGTGGTTGGAGTAGAAACTTGGTATGCACCTATATTTATGAGTTTCCACTACAGAGACCTCTTCACAGTTATGATCCTGG GTTGTGCATTTACAGTAACCCTTCCAATGAGTCTCTACAATGTTTTCAA GGTATACAGGAAAAACAATCTGAAGTTCAGTTCTGTTTATGAGTCTTTTTTACCATTCCTGTCACCTGTGCTGCTTTTTATTCTGTCCACACTGTGGGTGTGCCTCTCGCCGTCAGACATCATTGAGAAACAGCCTAGAATATTCTACTTCATGGTGGGAACTGCTTTTGCCAACATAACA TGTAAGCTGATAGTCTGTCAGATGAGTAAAACTCGCTGCCAGCCTCTGAGCTGGTTACTGCTGCCCATGGCTGTGGTAGTCCTAGTGATCCTTTCAGGACTAGTGCAGCACTATGAAACTCTTATCCTGTATGTTTGGACAGCAGCTGTAGCACTAGCACACATTCACTATGGAATGTGTGTG GTTCACCAACTAAGTGGGCACTTCAACATCTATGCCTTTTCACTGAAGAAACCGAGCACAGATTGA
- the LOC121317474 gene encoding ethanolaminephosphotransferase 1-like isoform X3, whose protein sequence is MAFYEYVSQEQLTGFDMYKYSAVDSNPLSVYVMHPFWNFVVKFLPTWLAPNLITFTGFLFLVLNFLMLAFFDYDFYASAPDHVHVPSWVWIVAGLLNFIAYTLDGVDGKQARRTNSSTPLGELFDHGLDSWACVFFVVTVYSIFGRVEAGAGVGVRTLYYILWVVLFSFILSHWEKYNTGVLFLPWGYDISQVVPRTEEEWRKISEGFEECRKFQRYKNTFSIVLLAVVDADYKFVHVDIGCNGRVSDRGVFNNSTLGQALVHVKLSIPQPTPLPTEMEMLKYVFVADDAFTLKENIMKSYGSHGLSGEKRIEKIIFNYRFE, encoded by the exons ATGGCGTTTTACGAGTACGTTAGTCAAGAGCAGCTAACCGGGTTTGACATGTACAAG tacagtgctgtagaCTCCAACCCACTGTCTGTCTATGTAATGCACCCATTTTGGAATTTTGTAGTAAAG tttttacccACGTGGCTGGCACCAAACCTGATCACATTTACGGGTTTCCTCTTCCTCGTTCTTAACTTTTTAATGTTAGCCTTTTTTGACTATGACTTCTATGCTTCAG CACCAGACCACGTGCATGTACCAAGCTGGGTGTGGATTGTAGCAGGTCTGCTAAACTTCATAGCATATACATTAG ATGGTGTAGATGGGAAGCAAGCTCGAAGGACGAACTCCAGCACACCGCTGGGGGAGCTTTTTGACCATGGGCTGGACAGCTGGGCCTGCGTGTTCTTTGTCGTAACCGTGTACTCCATCTTCGGGAGGGTGGAAGCTGGTGCTGGTGTGGGCGTGCGCACTCTCTACTATATCCTGTGGGTGGTGCTCTTCTCATTCATCCTCTCACACTGGGAGAAGTACAACACGGGAGTGCTGTTCTTGCCCTGGGGCTACGACATCAGCCAAGTG GTGCCAAGAACAGAAGAAGAATGGAGGAAGATCTCTGAAGGGTTTGAGGAGTGCAGGAAATTCCAGCGCTATAAGAACACGTTTAGCATTGTGTTGCTTGCTGTAGTGGATGCTGACTACAAGTTTGTACATGTAGATATAGGCTGTAATGGGCGCGTGTCAGATAGAGGGGTATTTAACAATTCCACCTTGGGACAAGCACTAGTTCATGTTAAACTATCAATCCCTCAACCCACTCCCTTACCTACTGAAATGGAAATGCTAAAGTATGTGTTTGTGGCTGATGATGCTTTCACCTTAAAGGAAAACATCATGAAGTCATATGGATCGCATGGTTTATCTGGCGAGAAGCgcattgaaaaaataatttttaattaccGATTTGAGTAG
- the LOC121317474 gene encoding ethanolaminephosphotransferase 1-like isoform X1, with translation MAFYEYVSQEQLTGFDMYKYSAVDSNPLSVYVMHPFWNFVVKFLPTWLAPNLITFTGFLFLVLNFLMLAFFDYDFYASAPDHVHVPSWVWIVAGLLNFIAYTLDGVDGKQARRTNSSTPLGELFDHGLDSWACVFFVVTVYSIFGRVEAGAGVGVRTLYYILWVVLFSFILSHWEKYNTGVLFLPWGYDISQVTMSLVYIVTAVVGVETWYAPIFMSFHYRDLFTVMILGCAFTVTLPMSLYNVFKVYRKNNLKFSSVYESFLPFLSPVLLFILSTLWVCLSPSDIIEKQPRIFYFMVGTAFANITCKLIVCQMSKTRCQPLSWLLLPMAVVVLVILSGLVQHYETLILYVWTAAVALAHIHYGMCVVHQLSGHFNIYAFSLKKPSTD, from the exons ATGGCGTTTTACGAGTACGTTAGTCAAGAGCAGCTAACCGGGTTTGACATGTACAAG tacagtgctgtagaCTCCAACCCACTGTCTGTCTATGTAATGCACCCATTTTGGAATTTTGTAGTAAAG tttttacccACGTGGCTGGCACCAAACCTGATCACATTTACGGGTTTCCTCTTCCTCGTTCTTAACTTTTTAATGTTAGCCTTTTTTGACTATGACTTCTATGCTTCAG CACCAGACCACGTGCATGTACCAAGCTGGGTGTGGATTGTAGCAGGTCTGCTAAACTTCATAGCATATACATTAG ATGGTGTAGATGGGAAGCAAGCTCGAAGGACGAACTCCAGCACACCGCTGGGGGAGCTTTTTGACCATGGGCTGGACAGCTGGGCCTGCGTGTTCTTTGTCGTAACCGTGTACTCCATCTTCGGGAGGGTGGAAGCTGGTGCTGGTGTGGGCGTGCGCACTCTCTACTATATCCTGTGGGTGGTGCTCTTCTCATTCATCCTCTCACACTGGGAGAAGTACAACACGGGAGTGCTGTTCTTGCCCTGGGGCTACGACATCAGCCAAGTG ACTATGTCGCTTGTGTACATTGTGACAGCTGTGGTTGGAGTAGAAACTTGGTATGCACCTATATTTATGAGTTTCCACTACAGAGACCTCTTCACAGTTATGATCCTGG GTTGTGCATTTACAGTAACCCTTCCAATGAGTCTCTACAATGTTTTCAA GGTATACAGGAAAAACAATCTGAAGTTCAGTTCTGTTTATGAGTCTTTTTTACCATTCCTGTCACCTGTGCTGCTTTTTATTCTGTCCACACTGTGGGTGTGCCTCTCGCCGTCAGACATCATTGAGAAACAGCCTAGAATATTCTACTTCATGGTGGGAACTGCTTTTGCCAACATAACA TGTAAGCTGATAGTCTGTCAGATGAGTAAAACTCGCTGCCAGCCTCTGAGCTGGTTACTGCTGCCCATGGCTGTGGTAGTCCTAGTGATCCTTTCAGGACTAGTGCAGCACTATGAAACTCTTATCCTGTATGTTTGGACAGCAGCTGTAGCACTAGCACACATTCACTATGGAATGTGTGTG GTTCACCAACTAAGTGGGCACTTCAACATCTATGCCTTTTCACTGAAGAAACCGAGCACAGATTGA